One genomic window of Malaciobacter molluscorum LMG 25693 includes the following:
- a CDS encoding Mur ligase family protein translates to MEYFNLFTEIIFIMALGWYLITNLQWYNYKLDRVVLKHHKQEWHFTYFVFPILIFYLLEPIAFDIFFYVFYAGLFYFWNKRLDRPLVLTSRVKRFLAILLFITFAIQALCLASESCSFSPIFIPLILAYVISMILEKLFFISFKNQGKKRVQSMKDLKIVAITASYGKTSMKNYLYQVLRHKFITYKTPRSVNTIAGIVLDVNRDLPANTQVYIVEAGARQEGDILEITEFLEPQYCVIGSVGEQHIEYFKTLENIIRTKSELLQSPRMKKGFVHESVPLQAHPSIIRFPDNLNITHSTLNGIWFDVQINGQIEHFHAPLLGSFNAINLTAVIHVALELGMSLDEIKVAFEKLESVPHRLQLIKAGGKVIVDDSFNGNLEGMLEAVNICSSYEGRKIIVTPGLVESTDSANILLAKEINKHFDIAIITGKLNSHLLSDNIDKEKVIILKDKSILEDTLAKQTRTGDLILFANDAPNFI, encoded by the coding sequence ATGGAATACTTTAATTTATTTACTGAGATAATTTTTATTATGGCTTTAGGTTGGTATTTGATTACTAACTTACAATGGTATAACTATAAGTTAGATAGAGTTGTCTTAAAACATCATAAACAAGAATGGCACTTCACTTATTTTGTATTTCCAATTTTAATATTTTATTTGTTAGAGCCTATTGCTTTTGATATTTTCTTTTATGTATTTTATGCAGGATTATTTTATTTTTGGAATAAAAGACTTGATAGACCTTTAGTTTTGACTTCTAGAGTAAAAAGATTTTTAGCAATTTTACTTTTTATTACTTTTGCTATACAAGCACTTTGTTTAGCAAGTGAAAGTTGTTCATTTTCACCTATATTTATTCCTTTAATTTTAGCATATGTAATCTCTATGATATTAGAAAAACTATTTTTTATCTCTTTTAAGAATCAAGGTAAAAAACGTGTACAAAGTATGAAAGATTTAAAAATAGTTGCAATTACTGCTTCATATGGTAAAACTTCTATGAAAAACTATTTATATCAAGTGCTTAGACACAAATTTATAACTTATAAAACTCCAAGATCAGTAAATACTATTGCTGGAATAGTTTTAGATGTAAATAGAGATTTACCAGCAAATACACAAGTTTATATAGTTGAAGCTGGAGCAAGACAAGAGGGTGATATTTTAGAAATAACTGAATTTCTTGAACCTCAATATTGTGTAATAGGAAGTGTTGGGGAACAACATATTGAATATTTTAAAACTTTAGAAAATATTATAAGAACTAAATCAGAGCTTTTACAATCACCTAGAATGAAAAAAGGTTTTGTACATGAAAGTGTACCATTACAAGCACATCCATCAATTATAAGATTTCCAGATAACTTAAATATAACACATAGCACTCTTAATGGGATATGGTTTGATGTCCAAATAAATGGTCAAATAGAACATTTTCATGCACCATTATTGGGAAGTTTTAATGCAATAAACCTTACAGCAGTTATTCATGTAGCTTTAGAATTAGGTATGAGTTTGGATGAAATTAAAGTAGCTTTTGAAAAACTAGAATCAGTTCCTCATAGACTACAACTAATAAAAGCTGGTGGAAAAGTAATAGTAGATGATAGTTTCAATGGAAATCTAGAAGGAATGCTTGAAGCTGTAAATATCTGTTCTAGTTATGAAGGTAGAAAAATAATAGTTACTCCAGGATTAGTTGAATCAACTGATTCTGCAAATATACTTTTAGCAAAAGAGATTAATAAACATTTTGATATTGCAATTATTACAGGAAAATTAAATTCACATTTATTAAGTGATAATATAGATAAAGAGAAAGTTATTATTTTAAAAGATAAATCAATTTTAGAAGATACTTTAGCTAAACAGACTAGAACAGGAGATTTAATTCTTTTTGCAAATGATGCACCAAATTTTATTTAA
- a CDS encoding HIT family protein — MEHLYAPWRYSYVTDEKIDGCIFCHISKNVEEEKYQVLFHDELCYVVMNKFPYSPGHLMVIPHFHTDKIEELSDDIWARMSIRIRQSVKLLKDIMPCEGVNIGMNLGKTAGAGIAQHVHYHALPRWAGDTNFISTIAGNRVYPADFDEIFIKLKKQASNYFL; from the coding sequence ATGGAACATTTATACGCACCTTGGCGATATTCATATGTTACAGATGAAAAAATAGATGGATGTATTTTTTGCCATATTTCAAAAAATGTTGAGGAAGAAAAATATCAAGTTCTTTTTCATGATGAGTTATGTTATGTAGTGATGAATAAATTTCCTTATTCTCCTGGCCATTTGATGGTAATACCACATTTTCATACAGATAAAATAGAAGAACTTTCTGATGATATATGGGCAAGAATGAGCATAAGAATAAGACAATCAGTAAAACTATTAAAAGATATTATGCCTTGTGAAGGTGTAAATATTGGTATGAATTTAGGTAAAACAGCAGGAGCAGGAATAGCTCAACATGTACACTATCATGCTTTACCAAGATGGGCTGGTGATACAAATTTTATTTCAACTATTGCAGGAAATAGAGTATATCCAGCTGATTTTGATGAGATATTTATAAAGCTTAAAAAACAAGCTTCTAATTATTTTCTTTAA
- a CDS encoding L,D-transpeptidase family protein, translated as MIKILILFLLLIHSTNLFAQVDLVKVIKSKNLMYLMDGKKIIKTYKVSLGANPKGHKEKEGDEKTPEGTYILDYVKSNSSFYKAMHISYPNKKDKINAKKRGVSPGGFIMVHGQKNGFSFFSFISQNFNWTNGCIAITNKQMDEFLSLVKVGTKINIVY; from the coding sequence ATGATTAAAATTTTAATATTATTTTTATTATTAATACACTCAACAAATCTTTTTGCTCAAGTAGATTTAGTAAAAGTTATTAAATCAAAAAATCTTATGTATTTAATGGATGGAAAAAAAATTATAAAAACATATAAAGTTTCACTTGGAGCTAATCCTAAAGGTCATAAGGAAAAAGAGGGGGATGAAAAAACTCCAGAAGGAACTTATATATTAGATTATGTGAAAAGTAATTCTTCTTTTTATAAAGCGATGCATATTTCATATCCAAATAAAAAAGATAAAATAAATGCGAAAAAGAGAGGTGTTAGTCCAGGTGGATTTATAATGGTTCATGGACAAAAAAATGGATTTTCATTTTTTTCATTTATATCACAAAATTTTAACTGGACTAATGGTTGTATTGCAATAACAAATAAGCAAATGGATGAATTTTTGTCTTTAGTTAAAGTGGGAACTAAAATAAATATTGTTTATTAA
- a CDS encoding NAD(P)/FAD-dependent oxidoreductase — protein MKKDIVIIGGGIVGLNCAYFLQKAGRQVTIIDENDITNSTSFGNAGLLSSYDKTPLSYPGVVTNTLKLMLKGQSPVILHPTTDLKIYNWLTKFILSANEKRCKKTMMLFEKFGEISLQFYEKMIKEDNLDFDYHRDGMLSVFTEDKSYEDKLKKYNISDDDRFEILNHLQIKEYVPTITSKAKGAILFKKNAHFDSRRVMSELKRHLEEIGVEFILNERVEQLDIKNDKIKYIITSSGNLYKAEHTIMSTGYQTLLARQCNKELVMTPAKGYSITFDMPIELKPKTSTLFNDLFIVMTPRRDNVRLTSKLEIGSTDPKVIQKQIDSIKNNFFAYNESFDMKNEVTWTGFRPLTPNDIPLIGKDEKISNLTYAMGLGWLGMTFAPAIGSIISDLVANDKTNAQSDGILMFSGFYQ, from the coding sequence ATGAAAAAAGATATAGTAATAATTGGTGGAGGAATAGTTGGACTTAATTGTGCATATTTTTTACAAAAAGCTGGAAGACAAGTTACAATAATAGATGAAAATGATATTACAAACTCTACATCATTTGGAAATGCTGGTTTATTATCTTCTTATGATAAAACACCTTTAAGTTATCCTGGTGTAGTTACAAATACACTAAAACTTATGTTAAAAGGGCAATCTCCTGTTATATTACATCCAACTACTGATTTGAAAATATATAATTGGCTTACTAAGTTTATATTAAGTGCAAATGAAAAAAGATGTAAAAAAACTATGATGTTATTTGAAAAATTTGGTGAAATATCTTTGCAGTTTTATGAAAAAATGATTAAAGAAGACAATTTGGATTTTGATTATCATAGAGATGGAATGTTATCTGTATTTACAGAAGATAAAAGTTATGAAGATAAGTTAAAAAAATATAATATTTCAGATGATGATAGATTTGAAATATTAAATCACTTACAAATTAAAGAATACGTACCTACAATCACATCAAAAGCAAAAGGTGCAATACTATTCAAAAAGAATGCTCATTTTGATTCTAGACGTGTTATGAGTGAATTAAAACGACATTTAGAAGAGATTGGAGTTGAGTTTATACTAAATGAAAGAGTAGAGCAGTTAGATATAAAAAATGATAAAATAAAATATATAATAACATCAAGTGGAAATCTGTACAAAGCAGAACATACTATCATGTCAACAGGTTATCAAACATTACTAGCAAGGCAGTGTAACAAAGAGTTAGTTATGACCCCTGCAAAAGGATATAGTATTACTTTTGATATGCCAATAGAACTTAAACCAAAAACTTCTACACTATTTAATGATTTGTTTATTGTAATGACTCCAAGAAGAGATAATGTAAGATTAACATCAAAATTAGAAATTGGTAGCACAGACCCAAAAGTAATACAAAAACAAATAGATAGTATAAAAAACAACTTTTTTGCATACAATGAATCTTTTGATATGAAAAATGAAGTTACATGGACAGGCTTTAGACCTCTAACACCAAATGATATACCACTAATAGGAAAAGATGAAAAGATATCAAATTTAACTTATGCTATGGGACTTGGATGGCTTGGAATGACCTTTGCTCCTGCAATTGGCTCTATTATTAGTGATTTAGTAGCAAATGATAAAACAAATGCACAAAGTGATGGAATATTAATGTTCTCTGGATTTTATCAGTAA
- the rpsJ gene encoding 30S ribosomal protein S10: MEKIRLKLKAYDHRVLDRSVASIVEAVKRTGAELRGPIPLPTKVRKYTVLKGPHVNKDAREQFEIRVHSRIIDIIAATPDTVDSLMKLDLAPEVDVEVRSMGQE, from the coding sequence ATGGAAAAAATTAGATTAAAGCTTAAAGCTTATGATCATAGAGTTTTAGACAGAAGTGTTGCTTCTATTGTTGAAGCTGTTAAAAGAACTGGTGCTGAGTTAAGAGGTCCAATTCCTCTTCCAACAAAAGTGAGAAAATATACAGTTCTTAAAGGACCTCACGTAAATAAAGACGCTAGAGAGCAATTTGAGATCAGAGTACACAGCAGAATTATTGATATTATTGCTGCAACTCCAGATACAGTTGATTCTTTAATGAAACTTGATTTAGCTCCAGAAGTGGACGTTGAAGTTAGATCAATGGGTCAAGAATAA
- the rplC gene encoding 50S ribosomal protein L3 — MEFIVEKIGMSRTVSVPSVPVTLLKVLDTKVCEISENGKAIVAYSNGKKFNKTIEGQQKKFNLSKEFNRFATISVANTEAGDLDLAGLSEAKVLKSTFKTKGRGFQGGVKRWNFAGGRASHGHRMGRRTGSIGNCEWPGRVMPGKKMPGQYGNTNVTVKNEVVSFDAETGILVVKGSISGPNGALGKVKVAK, encoded by the coding sequence ATGGAATTCATAGTTGAAAAAATCGGTATGAGCAGAACTGTTTCAGTTCCAAGTGTTCCTGTTACACTTTTAAAAGTTCTTGATACAAAAGTATGTGAGATCTCTGAAAACGGTAAAGCTATCGTTGCTTATAGCAATGGTAAAAAATTCAATAAAACAATTGAAGGTCAACAAAAAAAGTTTAATTTAAGTAAAGAGTTTAATAGATTTGCAACAATTTCTGTAGCAAATACTGAAGCTGGAGACTTAGATTTAGCTGGTTTATCAGAAGCTAAGGTATTAAAATCTACGTTTAAAACTAAAGGTAGAGGTTTCCAAGGTGGAGTTAAAAGATGGAACTTCGCTGGTGGTAGAGCTTCACACGGTCACAGAATGGGTAGAAGAACAGGTTCTATCGGTAACTGCGAATGGCCAGGAAGAGTTATGCCAGGGAAAAAGATGCCAGGTCAATACGGAAATACTAACGTAACAGTTAAAAATGAAGTTGTTTCATTTGATGCTGAAACTGGAATTTTAGTTGTAAAAGGTTCAATATCTGGGCCAAACGGTGCATTAGGAAAAGTAAAGGTTGCTAAATGA
- the rplD gene encoding 50S ribosomal protein L4, giving the protein MSKAIVLNEKFENNGELELPASYAEINSHNLYVYVKSHLASLRANTARVKNRTEVRGGGKKPKAQKGSGGARWGSKRSPLFVGGGQIFGPTKRNYNQKVNKKQKVLALSYALNAHANQNSLFVVDSVKVESGKTKDAVAVLNKLAKRDTLVVVDTIDEKTYLAFRNIKNCYVIEKQEVNAYLISAYHSILIEKSVFDALTKEA; this is encoded by the coding sequence ATGAGTAAAGCAATAGTATTAAACGAAAAATTTGAAAATAACGGTGAATTAGAATTACCTGCAAGTTATGCTGAGATTAACTCTCACAACTTATACGTTTATGTAAAGTCACATCTTGCTTCTTTAAGAGCAAATACTGCTAGAGTTAAGAATAGAACTGAAGTTAGAGGTGGTGGTAAAAAACCAAAAGCTCAAAAAGGTTCAGGTGGTGCTAGATGGGGTTCTAAAAGATCTCCTTTATTTGTTGGTGGTGGACAAATTTTCGGACCAACAAAAAGAAACTACAATCAAAAAGTTAATAAAAAGCAAAAAGTATTAGCATTATCTTATGCTTTAAATGCTCATGCTAATCAAAACTCACTTTTTGTAGTTGATTCTGTAAAAGTTGAGTCAGGTAAGACTAAAGATGCAGTTGCGGTTTTAAATAAATTAGCAAAAAGAGATACATTAGTTGTAGTTGATACAATTGATGAAAAAACTTATTTAGCATTTAGAAACATTAAAAACTGTTATGTTATTGAGAAGCAAGAAGTTAATGCTTATTTAATTTCTGCATACCATTCAATACTAATTGAAAAATCAGTATTCGATGCACTAACAAAAGAGGCGTAA
- a CDS encoding 50S ribosomal protein L23 yields MADITDIKAILYTEKTIELQENGVIVVQTSPRMTKAGLKEVFKEYFGVTPSKVNSLRQSGKVKRFRGRLGKRPDFKKFYVTLPEGAEIANLSA; encoded by the coding sequence ATGGCAGATATTACAGATATTAAAGCAATATTATATACAGAAAAAACTATTGAACTTCAAGAAAACGGTGTTATCGTTGTTCAAACTAGTCCTAGAATGACTAAGGCTGGTTTAAAAGAAGTTTTTAAAGAGTATTTTGGTGTAACACCTTCAAAGGTTAACTCATTAAGACAAAGTGGTAAAGTTAAAAGATTTAGAGGAAGATTAGGTAAAAGACCTGATTTCAAAAAATTCTATGTAACATTACCTGAGGGCGCTGAAATAGCGAACCTATCAGCATAA
- the rplB gene encoding 50S ribosomal protein L2, producing the protein MALKKFRPITPARRFMSVMDTSDITSKPTVRSLLKRVKASAGRNNNGRITSRHKEAGAKKLYRIIDFKRNKFGVEGTVSTIEYDPYRNCRICLISYADGDKRYILQPSGLKVGAKVQAAESGLDIVPGNAMKLSSIPVGTMVHNIELKPGKGGQIARSAGGYAQIMGREDKYVILRLPSGEMRKILGVCMATVGIVGNEDFINMVVGKAGRSRHLGIRPQTRGSAMNPIDHPHGGGEGKTNSGRHPVTPWGMPTKGYKTRKKKASDKLIISRRKK; encoded by the coding sequence ATGGCATTAAAAAAATTTAGACCAATAACTCCTGCAAGAAGATTCATGTCAGTTATGGATACTTCTGATATTACTTCTAAACCAACAGTAAGAAGCTTACTTAAAAGAGTAAAAGCAAGTGCTGGTAGAAATAATAACGGTAGAATCACTTCTAGACATAAAGAAGCAGGTGCTAAAAAATTATATAGAATTATAGATTTCAAAAGAAACAAGTTTGGTGTTGAGGGTACTGTATCAACAATAGAGTACGATCCATACAGAAATTGTAGAATTTGTTTAATCTCTTATGCTGATGGTGATAAAAGATATATTTTACAACCATCTGGATTAAAAGTTGGTGCTAAAGTTCAAGCTGCTGAGTCTGGATTAGATATTGTTCCAGGTAATGCAATGAAACTTAGTAGTATCCCTGTTGGTACTATGGTTCATAATATTGAATTAAAACCAGGTAAAGGTGGTCAAATTGCAAGATCAGCTGGTGGTTATGCACAAATCATGGGTAGAGAAGATAAATATGTTATCTTAAGATTACCTTCTGGAGAAATGAGAAAAATCCTAGGTGTTTGTATGGCGACTGTTGGTATTGTTGGAAATGAAGATTTCATCAATATGGTAGTAGGTAAAGCTGGTAGAAGTAGACATCTTGGTATTAGACCTCAAACTAGAGGTTCTGCAATGAACCCAATTGATCACCCACACGGTGGTGGTGAAGGTAAAACTAACTCAGGAAGACATCCAGTTACTCCATGGGGTATGCCAACTAAAGGTTACAAAACTAGAAAGAAAAAAGCTAGTGATAAATTAATCATTTCAAGAAGAAAGAAGTAA
- the rpsS gene encoding 30S ribosomal protein S19: protein MARSIKKGPFVDAHLMKKVIKATEANDKKPIKTWSRRSTILPDMIGLTFNVHNGRNFVPVLITENHVGYKLGEFAPTRTFKGHKGSVQKKVG, encoded by the coding sequence ATGGCAAGATCAATTAAAAAAGGTCCATTTGTAGACGCGCACCTAATGAAAAAAGTTATCAAAGCAACTGAAGCTAATGATAAAAAACCTATCAAAACATGGTCAAGAAGATCTACAATTTTACCAGATATGATTGGATTAACATTCAACGTGCACAATGGTAGAAACTTTGTTCCTGTATTAATTACAGAAAATCATGTTGGATACAAATTAGGTGAATTCGCACCAACTAGAACTTTTAAGGGACATAAAGGTTCTGTACAAAAGAAGGTAGGTTAA
- the rplV gene encoding 50S ribosomal protein L22: MGKAILKFIRVSPTKARLIAREVQGMNAEYAIASLEFTPNKAAGIISKVIASAVANAGLEPEEAVITSARVDKGPVLKRFTPRARGSASPKHKPTAHIMIEVAAAEKGDK; encoded by the coding sequence ATGGGTAAAGCAATATTAAAATTTATTAGAGTTTCTCCAACTAAAGCAAGATTAATTGCAAGAGAAGTTCAAGGTATGAATGCTGAATATGCAATTGCTTCATTAGAGTTCACTCCTAATAAAGCTGCAGGAATTATTTCAAAAGTTATCGCATCTGCTGTTGCAAATGCAGGTTTAGAGCCAGAAGAAGCAGTTATTACTTCTGCTAGAGTAGATAAAGGTCCAGTTCTAAAAAGATTTACTCCAAGAGCAAGAGGTTCTGCTTCACCTAAGCATAAACCAACTGCACACATTATGATTGAAGTGGCTGCTGCTGAAAAAGGAGATAAATAA
- the rpsC gene encoding 30S ribosomal protein S3 gives MGQKVNPIGLRLGINRNWESRWFPSFDKMPTNVAEDDKIRKFVKKELYYAGVAQTIVERTAKKVRVTIVAARPGIIIGKKGADVEKLKASLSKLVGKEIAVNIKEERKPQISGQLAAENVAQQLERRVAFRRAMKRVMQNALKSGAKGIKVSVSGRLGGAEMARTEWYLEGRVPLHTLRARIDYGFAEAHTTYGCIGIKVWIFKGEVLAKGIPTEKAETSKPKRRPSKRRGK, from the coding sequence ATGGGTCAAAAAGTTAATCCAATAGGTTTAAGATTAGGTATTAATAGAAATTGGGAATCAAGATGGTTTCCTTCATTCGATAAAATGCCAACTAACGTTGCTGAAGATGATAAAATTAGAAAATTCGTTAAAAAAGAATTATACTATGCAGGTGTTGCACAAACTATCGTAGAAAGAACTGCTAAAAAAGTTAGAGTTACTATCGTTGCTGCTAGACCAGGTATTATCATTGGTAAAAAAGGTGCTGATGTTGAGAAATTAAAAGCAAGTCTTTCTAAATTAGTTGGTAAAGAAATTGCTGTTAATATCAAAGAAGAAAGAAAACCACAAATCTCTGGTCAACTTGCTGCTGAAAATGTTGCTCAACAATTAGAAAGAAGAGTTGCATTTAGAAGAGCTATGAAAAGAGTTATGCAAAATGCACTTAAATCTGGTGCAAAAGGAATTAAAGTTTCTGTATCTGGTAGACTTGGTGGAGCTGAAATGGCAAGAACTGAGTGGTACTTAGAAGGTAGAGTTCCTTTACATACTTTAAGAGCAAGAATTGATTACGGTTTTGCTGAAGCTCATACAACTTATGGTTGTATTGGTATTAAAGTTTGGATTTTCAAAGGTGAGGTACTTGCTAAAGGTATTCCTACAGAAAAAGCTGAAACTTCTAAACCAAAAAGAAGACCAAGTAAAAGAAGAGGTAAATAA
- the rplP gene encoding 50S ribosomal protein L16 encodes MLMPKRTKYRKQMKGRNRGKAQRGNFLAYGDFGLKALEHGRIDSRQIEAARIAMTRKIKRQGKVWIKVFPDKPLTAKPLETRMGKGKGAVDKWVMNIKPGRVCFEMAGVSEELSREALTLAQHKLPFKTKIVSRDSENELY; translated from the coding sequence ATGTTAATGCCTAAAAGAACAAAATACAGAAAGCAAATGAAAGGACGAAATAGAGGTAAAGCTCAAAGAGGTAACTTCTTAGCTTACGGTGATTTCGGACTTAAAGCTTTAGAACATGGTAGAATTGACTCAAGACAAATTGAAGCTGCCAGAATTGCAATGACAAGAAAGATCAAGAGACAAGGGAAAGTTTGGATTAAAGTATTCCCTGACAAACCTCTTACTGCTAAACCATTAGAAACAAGAATGGGTAAAGGTAAAGGTGCAGTTGACAAATGGGTTATGAATATTAAGCCTGGTAGAGTTTGTTTCGAGATGGCTGGTGTTAGTGAAGAGTTATCAAGAGAAGCTTTAACTTTAGCTCAACATAAATTACCATTTAAGACTAAAATTGTAAGTAGAGATAGCGAAAATGAATTATACTGA
- the rpmC gene encoding 50S ribosomal protein L29, translating to MNYTDLKDKSLTELNELLKEKKVLLFELKAKLKTMQLTNTSELKAAKKDIARIQTAITAAK from the coding sequence ATGAATTATACTGATTTAAAAGATAAAAGCTTAACAGAGTTAAACGAGTTATTAAAAGAGAAAAAGGTGCTTCTTTTTGAATTAAAAGCAAAGCTAAAAACTATGCAGTTAACAAATACATCTGAATTAAAAGCGGCTAAAAAAGACATCGCTAGAATTCAAACAGCTATTACTGCAGCTAAGTAA
- the rpsQ gene encoding 30S ribosomal protein S17 gives MSTHKREIHGVVVKRSGDKTASVLVTRQVLHPKYHKTVKRFKKYLVHDEKNELNVGDTVVAIECRPLSKTKSFRLKKIVATGVK, from the coding sequence ATGAGTACACATAAAAGAGAGATTCATGGTGTTGTGGTAAAAAGATCTGGAGATAAAACTGCTTCTGTATTAGTTACAAGACAAGTTTTACACCCTAAATACCACAAAACTGTAAAAAGATTTAAAAAATACTTAGTTCATGATGAAAAAAATGAATTAAACGTTGGTGACACAGTAGTTGCTATTGAGTGTAGACCACTTTCAAAAACTAAGTCTTTTAGATTAAAGAAAATTGTAGCTACAGGAGTTAAATAA
- the rplN gene encoding 50S ribosomal protein L14, producing the protein MIQSFTRLNVADNTGAKEIMCIKVLGGSKRRYATVGDVIVASVKKALPTGKVKKGQVVKAVVVRTHKEVQRENGSLIRFDDNAAVILDGKKEPIGTRIFGPVAREVRYSGFMKIVSLAPEVL; encoded by the coding sequence ATGATTCAAAGTTTTACTAGATTAAATGTAGCTGATAATACTGGTGCTAAAGAGATTATGTGTATCAAAGTTTTAGGTGGTTCTAAAAGAAGATACGCAACAGTTGGTGACGTTATCGTTGCTTCTGTAAAAAAAGCTCTTCCAACTGGTAAAGTTAAAAAAGGTCAAGTTGTTAAAGCAGTAGTTGTAAGAACTCATAAAGAAGTTCAAAGAGAAAATGGATCTTTAATTAGATTTGATGATAATGCTGCTGTTATCCTTGATGGTAAAAAAGAACCAATTGGAACGAGAATTTTTGGACCTGTAGCTAGAGAAGTTAGATATTCAGGTTTTATGAAAATTGTTTCACTTGCTCCGGAGGTATTATAA